A region from the Haemorhous mexicanus isolate bHaeMex1 chromosome 12, bHaeMex1.pri, whole genome shotgun sequence genome encodes:
- the KIAA0513 gene encoding uncharacterized protein KIAA0513 homolog isoform X1: MEAPLDVPVGNLIDFDSETPVCDPSEPAPPAAPSDSGHLGDGNSLVGDTGDVAAEESDATESADSENDMGDSPQHWGGPRRSSSNESFSSSQSTESAPRDEAAAERREFIRGYVEKIFTGGEDLDQEEKARFGELCSSEDGKGREWFARYVSAQRCNSKCVSEQTFYRLMQSFALVLFECHQMDDFSPAKNLMTMCFTYYYIGKPQALPLEAKEKPTGSIDSYLKSANTWLAEKKDIAERLLKNTSARTENVKGFFGGLETKLKGPGSKKSEEGEDKPKEKLKKTVSLQSPEEEKKGEKIYLYMHLKQQPIWHNLRFWNAAFFDAVHCERRKRSPTTRGNTGEEEEKREKWCHMTQEERDDSLRFNENITFGQLGTFIHNMLAFGLNKKLCSDFLKKQATIGNLDEEQYKLLSDHIEQMATE, translated from the exons ATGGAGGCCCCTCTGGATGTGCCTGTCGGGAACCTCATTGACTTTGACAGTGAAACACCCGTCTGTGACCCCTCAgagcctgctcctcctgctgcccccagcgACAGTGGCCACCTGGGGGATGGCAACAGCCTcgtgggggacacaggggacgTGGCCGCCGAGGAGAGCGATGCCACCGAGTCAGCAGACAGCGAGAATGACATGGGGGActctccccagcactggggcggcccccgccgctCCTCCTCCAACGAGTCCTTCTCCTCCAGCCAGAGCACGGAGTCGGCGCCGCGGGACGAGGCCGCGGCCGAGCGCCGGGAGTTCATCCGGGGCTACGTGGAGAAGATCTTCACTGGGGG AGAGGATTTGGACCAAGAGGAGAAGGCCAGGTTTggggagctgtgcagcagcGAGGACGGGAAGGGCAGGGAGTGGTTCGCGAGATACGTGAGCGCCCAG cgcTGCAACTCCAAGTGTGTCTCAGAGCAGACCTTCTACCGCCTGATGCAGTCCTTCGCCCTCGTGCTCTTTGA gtgTCACCAGATGGACGATTTCAGCCCTGCCAAGAACCTCATGACCATGTGTTTCACCTATTACTACATAG GGAAACCTCAGGCCCTGCCCCTGGAGGCCAAGGAGAAGCCCACGGGCAGCATCGACTCGTACCTGAAGTCGGCGAACACCTGGCTGGCTGAGAAGAAGGACATTGCAGAGAGGCTGCTGAAAAACACCTCAGCCAGGACAGAGAACGTCAAGGGCTTCTTTGGGGGCCTGGAGACCAAACTGAAGGGTCCTGGCAGCAAAAAGAGCGA AGAAGGTGAAGACAAACCAAAGGAGAAGCTGAAGAAGACAG tgtccctgcagagcccagaggaggagaagaaaggggAGAAGATCTACCTGTACATGCACCTCAAGCAGCAGCCGATCTG gcacaacCTCCGCTTCTGGAACGCCGCCTTCTTCGACGCCGTGCACTGTGAGCGCAGGAAGAGGTCCCCCACCACCAG AGGGAAcactggggaggaagaggagaagag GGAGAAGTGGTGCCACATGACGCAGGAGGAGCGTGACGACAGCCTGCGCTTCAACGAGAACATCACCTTTGGGCAGCTGGG cacctTCATCCACAACATGCTGGCCTTTGGCCTCAACAAGAAGCTCTGCAGTGACTTCCTGAAGAAGCAGGCGACCATCGGCAACTTGGACGAAG agcaatACAAGCTGCTCAGTGACCACATCGAGCAGATGGCCACGGAGTAG
- the KIAA0513 gene encoding uncharacterized protein KIAA0513 homolog isoform X2 — MEAPLDVPVGNLIDFDSETPVCDPSEPAPPAAPSDSGHLGDGNSLVGDTGDVAAEESDATESADSENDMGDSPQHWGGPRRSSSNESFSSSQSTESAPRDEAAAERREFIRGYVEKIFTGGEDLDQEEKARFGELCSSEDGKGREWFARYVSAQRCNSKCVSEQTFYRLMQSFALVLFECHQMDDFSPAKNLMTMCFTYYYIGKPQALPLEAKEKPTGSIDSYLKSANTWLAEKKDIAERLLKNTSARTENVKGFFGGLETKLKGPGSKKSEEGEDKPKEKLKKTVSLQSPEEEKKGEKIYLYMHLKQQPIWHNLRFWNAAFFDAVHCERRKRSPTTREKWCHMTQEERDDSLRFNENITFGQLGTFIHNMLAFGLNKKLCSDFLKKQATIGNLDEEQYKLLSDHIEQMATE; from the exons ATGGAGGCCCCTCTGGATGTGCCTGTCGGGAACCTCATTGACTTTGACAGTGAAACACCCGTCTGTGACCCCTCAgagcctgctcctcctgctgcccccagcgACAGTGGCCACCTGGGGGATGGCAACAGCCTcgtgggggacacaggggacgTGGCCGCCGAGGAGAGCGATGCCACCGAGTCAGCAGACAGCGAGAATGACATGGGGGActctccccagcactggggcggcccccgccgctCCTCCTCCAACGAGTCCTTCTCCTCCAGCCAGAGCACGGAGTCGGCGCCGCGGGACGAGGCCGCGGCCGAGCGCCGGGAGTTCATCCGGGGCTACGTGGAGAAGATCTTCACTGGGGG AGAGGATTTGGACCAAGAGGAGAAGGCCAGGTTTggggagctgtgcagcagcGAGGACGGGAAGGGCAGGGAGTGGTTCGCGAGATACGTGAGCGCCCAG cgcTGCAACTCCAAGTGTGTCTCAGAGCAGACCTTCTACCGCCTGATGCAGTCCTTCGCCCTCGTGCTCTTTGA gtgTCACCAGATGGACGATTTCAGCCCTGCCAAGAACCTCATGACCATGTGTTTCACCTATTACTACATAG GGAAACCTCAGGCCCTGCCCCTGGAGGCCAAGGAGAAGCCCACGGGCAGCATCGACTCGTACCTGAAGTCGGCGAACACCTGGCTGGCTGAGAAGAAGGACATTGCAGAGAGGCTGCTGAAAAACACCTCAGCCAGGACAGAGAACGTCAAGGGCTTCTTTGGGGGCCTGGAGACCAAACTGAAGGGTCCTGGCAGCAAAAAGAGCGA AGAAGGTGAAGACAAACCAAAGGAGAAGCTGAAGAAGACAG tgtccctgcagagcccagaggaggagaagaaaggggAGAAGATCTACCTGTACATGCACCTCAAGCAGCAGCCGATCTG gcacaacCTCCGCTTCTGGAACGCCGCCTTCTTCGACGCCGTGCACTGTGAGCGCAGGAAGAGGTCCCCCACCACCAG GGAGAAGTGGTGCCACATGACGCAGGAGGAGCGTGACGACAGCCTGCGCTTCAACGAGAACATCACCTTTGGGCAGCTGGG cacctTCATCCACAACATGCTGGCCTTTGGCCTCAACAAGAAGCTCTGCAGTGACTTCCTGAAGAAGCAGGCGACCATCGGCAACTTGGACGAAG agcaatACAAGCTGCTCAGTGACCACATCGAGCAGATGGCCACGGAGTAG